Proteins encoded together in one Deltaproteobacteria bacterium window:
- the rplK gene encoding 50S ribosomal protein L11 codes for MAKKVVGEVKLQIPGGQATPSPPVGPALGQRGVNIMEFCKAFNARTQAQPGMLIPVIITVYADRSFSFITKTPPVAILIKKALGLEKGSGEPAKKMIASLSRGQAKEIATTKLPDLNVKDLDAAIRTVEGTARSMGITVVD; via the coding sequence ATGGCAAAGAAAGTTGTTGGGGAAGTGAAATTGCAAATCCCGGGCGGACAGGCCACTCCAAGTCCTCCCGTCGGCCCTGCTCTCGGTCAGCGAGGGGTCAACATCATGGAGTTCTGTAAAGCCTTTAACGCTCGTACGCAGGCGCAACCAGGCATGCTGATCCCGGTCATCATTACCGTTTATGCGGATCGTTCTTTCTCCTTCATTACGAAAACGCCCCCAGTGGCTATTCTCATCAAGAAGGCGTTAGGGTTGGAAAAAGGGTCCGGGGAACCGGCGAAAAAGATGATCGCTTCGCTCTCGCGTGGACAAGCGAAAGAGATTGCGACAACAAAATTGCCGGACCTCAATGTGAAGGATCTGGACGCTGCCATCCGAACCGTAGAGGGAACCGCCCGTAGCATGGGCATTACTGTGGTGGACTAG
- the rplJ gene encoding 50S ribosomal protein L10 — protein MDRQGKEQGVSNLQRRFGKATAAVVAEYKGLTVAQLNQLRRELREVGGEYHVAKNTLVEIAIEGSPYLSLKDILTGQNGLAFGYGDAIGLAKVVTRYAKEHDKFVIKGGMSDGQFLSASRVEAVAQLPSREVLRAQLLGVLSRPATQLASLMAESGARLARLLDSRKSQLEQS, from the coding sequence ATGGATCGTCAGGGCAAAGAACAAGGTGTGTCGAATCTTCAGCGGCGCTTTGGGAAGGCGACTGCTGCGGTGGTGGCCGAGTATAAAGGGCTCACGGTTGCTCAACTCAATCAATTACGTCGCGAACTGCGTGAGGTGGGAGGGGAGTATCACGTTGCCAAAAATACTCTCGTTGAAATAGCGATTGAGGGCTCGCCGTATCTTTCCTTAAAGGACATTCTCACTGGACAAAACGGACTGGCTTTCGGATACGGCGATGCTATCGGTCTTGCGAAGGTAGTGACCCGTTATGCGAAAGAGCATGACAAATTTGTCATCAAAGGTGGAATGTCGGACGGGCAGTTTCTCTCCGCCTCTAGGGTGGAGGCGGTTGCGCAACTACCCAGCCGAGAAGTGCTGCGTGCCCAACTGCTTGGCGTGCTCTCGCGACCTGCGACCCAATTGGCGAGTCTCATGGCGGAGTCCGGCGCGCGTTTAGCTCGCCTCCTGGACTCTCGAAAATCTCAGCTCGAACAAAGCTGA
- the rplL gene encoding 50S ribosomal protein L7/L12: MALTPEKMNEIVDTLSGLTILDVSELVQKLEEKWGVSAAAPVVVAGAAAPAAAPAAAPEKEDFDVVLTGSGEKKIQVIKVVRELTGLGLKEAKDLVDGAPKTVKEAVPKAEAEAMKKKLEEAGGSIELK, encoded by the coding sequence ATGGCGCTCACTCCAGAGAAAATGAACGAAATTGTGGATACGTTATCCGGTCTCACCATTCTCGACGTTTCCGAGCTGGTACAAAAGCTCGAGGAAAAGTGGGGGGTGAGTGCTGCGGCTCCGGTCGTGGTGGCAGGAGCGGCGGCCCCTGCGGCGGCCCCTGCGGCGGCCCCTGAGAAAGAAGATTTCGATGTGGTCTTAACCGGGTCCGGCGAGAAGAAAATCCAAGTGATTAAAGTTGTCCGTGAGCTTACCGGACTGGGGCTCAAAGAAGCGAAAGACTTAGTTGATGGTGCCCCGAAGACTGTCAAAGAAGCAGTGCCGAAGGCGGAAGCCGAGGCCATGAAGAAAAAATTGGAAGAGGCCGGGGGGTCAATCGAACTGAAGTAA
- a CDS encoding 50S ribosomal protein L1: MANTSKGYRTAIEKIEREKQYPLAEAVSLTRGVARAKFDETVELAVRVGVDPRKADQNIRGTVVLPHGTGRTVRVAVFAKGEKAKEAEIAGADVVGGEELVKRISEEGWLEFDKAVATPDMMGLVGRLGKILGPRGLMPNPKVGTVTTDVGRAVQELKGGKVEFRVDKAGNIHVPVGKVSFGDQKLLDNASVVLDSLVKAKPSTAKGTYLLRIAVSTTMGPGVRIDPVTIHKAVAS, from the coding sequence ATGGCGAATACAAGCAAAGGATACCGCACTGCGATCGAAAAAATCGAGCGCGAGAAACAATACCCGCTTGCGGAAGCGGTCTCTTTGACGAGGGGCGTGGCTCGCGCGAAGTTCGACGAAACCGTGGAACTTGCCGTACGCGTTGGGGTCGATCCGCGGAAAGCGGACCAGAACATTAGAGGCACTGTCGTCTTGCCTCACGGGACCGGGAGAACTGTCAGAGTTGCCGTCTTCGCCAAAGGCGAAAAAGCGAAGGAAGCGGAGATCGCTGGAGCTGATGTAGTTGGTGGCGAAGAGTTAGTGAAACGCATTAGCGAAGAGGGCTGGCTCGAGTTCGATAAAGCCGTTGCCACTCCCGATATGATGGGGCTGGTCGGTCGCCTGGGGAAAATTCTCGGGCCAAGAGGCCTAATGCCAAACCCCAAAGTCGGTACTGTCACGACAGACGTAGGGCGAGCGGTGCAAGAATTGAAAGGCGGCAAAGTTGAATTCCGCGTCGATAAAGCCGGAAATATCCACGTTCCAGTTGGGAAAGTCTCCTTCGGTGACCAAAAGCTCCTCGATAACGCGAGCGTTGTCTTGGATAGCCTCGTGAAAGCGAAACCTTCAACCGCGAAAGGCACCTATCTTTTGCGGATCGCCGTCAGTACCACGATGGGACCTGGAGTGCGCATCGACCCTGTGACCATTCACAAGGCCGTGGCTAGCTAA